The following proteins are co-located in the Silene latifolia isolate original U9 population chromosome 1, ASM4854445v1, whole genome shotgun sequence genome:
- the LOC141608308 gene encoding inositol-tetrakisphosphate 1-kinase 1: protein MAEDPNPKMIRIGYALAPKKQQSFIRESLISLARDRSIDLIKIDTEKPLIEQGPFDCVLHKLYGDDWKKQLVDFKYRNPNSVIVDAPESIERLHNRISMLQVVSELKAKTVSDVAVATFGIPNQIVIYDVETLRDSRSWEGLKFPVIAKPLVADGSAKSHKMSLVYNHGGLINLKPPIVLQEFVNHGGVIFKVYVAGEYVKCVKRKSLPDVAEEKLESLGGLVTFSQVSNLATNERTDEKYYKLMQLDDYEMPPQKFVMDIARGLREALKLNLFNFDVIRDSRAGNRYLVIDINYFPGYAKMPGYESVMTNFFCDLLVKTKVEVKEDDKIGGVVELEREVVDDAEGGSVCER, encoded by the coding sequence ATGGCCGAAGATCCAAACCCTAAGATGATTCGGATCGGATACGCGTTAGCTCCCAAGAAACAACAAAGCTTCATACGAGAATCCCTAATTTCGCTCGCTCGTGATCGTTCCATTGATTTGATCAAAATTGATACTGAGAAACCGTTGATCGAACAAGGACCGTTCGATTGCGTTCTTCACAAATTGTACGGTGACGATTGGAAGAAACAGCTCGTCGATTTTAagtaccgaaaccctaattctgtCATTGTTGACGCGCCGGAATCAATTGAGCGCTTACATAATCGTATTTCAATGTTACAGGTTGTTTCAGAATTGAAGGCGAAAACGGTGAGCGATGTGGCGGTGGCGACATTCGGAATACCGAATCAAATTGTGATTTACGACGTCGAGACGCTTCGTGACTCGAGGTCCTGGGAAGGATTGAAGTTCCCGGTGATTGCGAAGCCGTTGGTTGCAGACGGTAGTGCAAAGTCGCATAAAATGTCGTTAGTGTATAATCACGGAGGATTAATTAACCTAAAGCCGCCGATTGTGCTACAGGAGTTTGTTAATCATGGTGGAGTTATATTCAAGGTTTATGTTGCAGGTGAATATGTGAAATGTGTCAAGAGGAAGTCGTTACCGGATGTTGCCGAGGAGAAACTTGAGAGTTTAGGAGGTTTAGTGACGTTTTCGCAGGTGTCGAATCTTGCTACGAATGAGAGGACTGATGAAAAGTATTATAAGCTGATGCAATTGGATGATTACGAAATGCCGCCTCAGAAGTTTGTTATGGATATTGCTAGGGGTTTGAGGGAGGCTTTGAAGcttaatttgtttaattttgatGTTATTAGGGATTCTAGGGCTGGAAATCGGTATCTTGTCATTGATATCAATTATTTTCCAGGGTATGCGAAAATGCCGGGGTATGAGAGTGTTATGACCAATTTCTTTTGTGATTTGTTGGTCAAAACCAAGGTGGAGGTTAAGGAGGATGACAAAATTGGCGGAGTTGTCGAATTGGAGAGGGAAGTAGTGGATGATGCCGAGGGAGGAAGTGTTTGCGAACGATGA